The Cloacibacterium caeni region CCAACCTGTTCTGTATAATCCGGTCTGCTACATTGCAAACTTTCGTCATTATCTCCGAACAGTCGCCTGAATTTTGTTTCTGTAACATTGCTTTTTATTTATGGAACGAGATTTAACTGTTTCATACGCTGGGTAGCTTTGGTAAAAAATACCGGAGAAGTACTGGTGTGCTTGCTCCGGGACTGTCCAAAACTTATCCGCAGCATCCTGTTGAACAACTTGAAGCCTTTCCGCTGTCGTCGCCGCCAACTTTGTAGCCTGCTTTTTCAATCGCCTCAACCAACTCTTCTTTCACTTCGTCGTTTTCAACTGAAACAGATAATTTTCCTGCTTCCAGTTTTTCTACTTTAATGCCGTCAATGTCTTTGATTGCTCCGTTTACTCTCGACTGGCAGTGTGCACTTTGCATATCTGGTATGCTTAATTCTACATTTTTCATTTGAACTTATTTTTTATTGTGATACAAATTTCCGTATTAAACGAGGTGTTACTATTATGGTATTCCCTGTAAGATTTGTGATTTTTACTGATTTTGAAATCGCCGTGTTATTCCACGATTAATTTACCTTTCATATAGATGTAATGACCGGGAAACGAGCACAGGAAATCATACGAGCCTTTTGCCGGAGCCGTAAAGGTAATTTCTGTGGTTTGCCCACCGCCAATCATATCCGTTTTTGCGATTACGGCGTTTTCCATTCCTTTAGGTATGTAGCCGTTGTCCTTAGCATCTATCGCAGCATTGGCAAAAGTGTTGAAGTCTGTGCCCTGGGCAAGTATAACAACATTGTGCCCCATTGCCTCAATCGGTGCTTTTCCGATGTGCTTTAAAATGAGCTTTACGGTTTCGCCTGCTTTGGCTTTCAGTTCGGTTTTGTCGAATTTCATATCATCGCCGCCGCTAATGGTAATTACATTTTCGTTCCCTGTTTCTGCGGGGGCAACTGTTTCTTCTATTACAGGCTGATTGCTCTCCTGTGTGGTCTTGTCTTTTTGCTGATTGTTGTTACAGGCAGTAAATGCGATTACCGACAATGCTAACACTAACTTTTTCATTTCTATTTGAGATTTTATTTTGTTATCTGATAGTGCAAATTTCAGTACATAAGGTCACTTCCTCATTACGCTTTTCCCTGTTTGATTTGTGATATTTACTGATTGGACAGGGCACAAAAAAGAGGGCTGCAATAACCCTCTAAATTTTAAACAAAAAAAAATGCCAGTATTACGCTGCCATTTCCTCACAAGCCTTTGCACAAGCTCTGCACGCTTCTGCACATTCTTTACAATGCTCCATACCCATTGCAGCGTGTTTCTCACACTCTTCAGCACAAGCGTTGCAAATGTCAGCACATAGTTTGCAAATCTCTTTGCTAAATTTACCATCAAGACTTAATACGTTTGCTGCCGCTTGGCAAATAGCTGCACATTCCAGGTCTAACTGGATACATTTCTTTACGTGTGCAACATCATCTTCATTTAAACAAGCAATGGCACATTGGTTACAGATAGCTACGCACTTCAGGCAAGCCTCGATACACGATTGAAATTTTGTTTGTATCATAATATAAAATTTAAAAAATTAAGAAATAGATTTTATACTGTTTCTAACAAATATCAGTCCCTTGCAAAAGAAATGCTTTGTAAAATTCCTTGTTTGAATTGTAAGATTTACTGATTTGATATTTCGTAATATAAGGCTATATAAATAAAACCTACCTAATATTATTTCTGTAAAGAATTAGAATAAAAAAAACGACAGTCCCAATTAAGGAACCGCCGTTTTAGCAAACGCAATAAAGCTAAGTTCTACATTATTTTTTCAGTTTGTCGGCAGGAGGATTGTAATCAGACAATGTTGTTACCCTTACGGTATCAACCCCGGTAATATCCCAAGTGATAGGTATCATAGTCATATACTCACATTTCGGACACATATCACCCTCTGAACCTATCATTTCTTTATGACCGGGACAGCCTGTAATCAAATGTCCGTGGGCATCAATCAGCTCGCCTTTTTCGTTCCTGTCTTTTGCTGTAATTTTTTCGGCGGGTTTTTCAACCACCTGTTCCGTAGCGTGGTCGTGCCCGTCGCCCTCGGTGTGTGCGTGTCCGTCTTTTGCTGTTTTGGTATCGCCCCCGCAAGATGCTAAGAAAATCGCTAAGGAGGCAAATACGCCTATCAATAATTTGTTCACTTTCATTTCTATTTATTTTTTAGAGATTAAAAACTTGATTTTATTCCAGTAAGATTAATGATTATGATGGTCGTGTGCTGACGGTTCAGCCTTTACAATACATAGCACCGAATTATCGTGTAGATGTGCTGGTGTTTCCAACTGGATGGTAACGTGATGGATATTCATATGCTCTAATTCGTGTTCTACTTTACGAAGTAATATTTCACTTTCTTCGATAGTCATTTTTTCATTTACAACGGCGTGGCACGTAAGTGCATTCAATCCACTTGTAATTGTCCAAATATGCAGGTCGTGAATACTTTTAATACCATCGGTTTTAAGGATTTTTTCATTGACCTTATCCACTTCAACATTTTCGGGTGTGCCTTCCATCAATACGTGTACC contains the following coding sequences:
- a CDS encoding four-helix bundle copper-binding protein — translated: MIQTKFQSCIEACLKCVAICNQCAIACLNEDDVAHVKKCIQLDLECAAICQAAANVLSLDGKFSKEICKLCADICNACAEECEKHAAMGMEHCKECAEACRACAKACEEMAA
- a CDS encoding plastocyanin/azurin family copper-binding protein, whose translation is MKKLVLALSVIAFTACNNNQQKDKTTQESNQPVIEETVAPAETGNENVITISGGDDMKFDKTELKAKAGETVKLILKHIGKAPIEAMGHNVVILAQGTDFNTFANAAIDAKDNGYIPKGMENAVIAKTDMIGGGQTTEITFTAPAKGSYDFLCSFPGHYIYMKGKLIVE
- a CDS encoding heavy-metal-associated domain-containing protein is translated as MKNVELSIPDMQSAHCQSRVNGAIKDIDGIKVEKLEAGKLSVSVENDEVKEELVEAIEKAGYKVGGDDSGKASSCSTGCCG